The DNA segment CGTGAAAAATGCCCTTGGGACATGAAGCAAACCATACAAACTTTGCGACATCTTACTATCGAAGAAACTTACGAATTGGGTGATGCAATCTTAGATAATGATCTTAACGAAGTAAAGAAGGAGTTAGGAGATTTGTTATTACATATTGTTTTTTATGCCAAAATTGGTAGTGAAACAAATGATTTTGATATGGCCGATGTGTGTAATGAAATTTGTGAAAAACTCATTCATCGTCATCCGCATATTTATAGCGATACAGTTGTAAAAGATGAAGAAGAAGTAAAGCAAAACTGGGAAAAACTCAAATTAAAAGAAGGAAAAAAGTCTGTTTTAGAAGGAGTTCCGAGAAGTTTGCCGGCATTGGTTAAAGCTAGCAGAATACAGGATAAGGTAAAAGGAGTAGGTTTTGATTGGGAAGAACCACATCAGGTTTGGGACAAAGTACAAGAAGAATTGCAAGAATTACAAGTTGAAGTAGAAGCTGGTGATCAAGATAAAATTGAAGCGGAGTTTGGAGATGTTTTATTCTCAATGATTAATTACGCTCGATTTTTAAATGTAAATGCCGAAGATGCTTTGGAACGCACCAATAAAAAATTTATAAAACGCTTTCAATACCTTGAGAGTAAAGCAGGTGAGTTAGGAAAACCACTTATGGATATGACTTTGGCAGAAATGGATGTATTTTGGAACGAAGCAAAAAAGCTGTAATTATTCAGCCATTTTTTTTAAGGCAATAAAGTTTTTCAAAACAATTTTTTTACCAACTAAATCAATAACATCTAGCTTTTTAAAATCAGATAATAATCGAATACAACTTTCAGTAGCCGTACCAATCATACTTGCTAATTCATCTCTAGATAGTTGAATTTTAAGTGTTTTGTCTTTGTTTTCACCAAAAGTATCATATAAATACAATAAGGTTTCAGCCAAACGAGATTTAACAGTCTTTTGAGCTAAGGAAACCGTATGGTTATCAGAGTCTTTTAAATCTTCACAAATTGTTTTCATGACATTCATAGAAAACTGATTATTTTGATTAAAGAAAGTGATAATTTCAGATTTTGGAATAAAACATACTTCCATATCATCTAAAGCTTTTGCACTTAAATTGGCAGGTTCGTTGCTAATCATAGAGCGCTGACCTAAAAGCTCTCCAGATTTTACAAGCTTCACAATCTGGTCTTTACCATTAGCGCTTAGCTTAGAAAGTTTACCAACACCATCTTTTACACAAAAAACACCATTAGTAATTTCACCTTCTTCAAAGATAGGATCACCTTTTTTAATTGTGTAAGTAGTTTTACTATTTGCTAGTTTAATAACTTCATCTTTGTTTAAAGCTTTTAACGAGGTAAGTTGTCTTACGATACATTGATCACATTTATTCATAGGGAGGTTATTTGTCTGCAAAACTAAGTATTATTATGATTTGATACTCTTATTTTTTTGTAATAATGACACAATTATAATTTCTATAGGTTTATTCCCAATTTATTTTGTTAAATTTAAAAATGTATTTTAACAGCTATGATAATTGTCATACAGAAAAATTCCCTATTGTTTTTTTATTTTTGAAACAACATCTAAATAGATTAAGTCATCTGAACCAATATTCTCTCCATATCCTCCGATAAAATCATTTTTATTCTTTGGTGTTCAAATAAGGCCGTTGCATCAAAGTTATGCTTGTCTAATCTCAAAGTATAATTAATAGAGTTTTGCGAAACTAGATTTGTATTTCTTCTTATACTTGCTCTACAGTACCTTTGTAATCCCTACCGTCGCCATGCATTCTATTATTATATCTATGATACGTATTCATATTATAATCTACAGCAAACACAGATTTATACTTGAAATTATTTGAGATTTTCCAATCTAATGTATTATTAGATCTAAGCCCTAATAAATTATTAGTCTTAACATTATTTGCTAAAGTATAGAGAACATTATGTAAAGTAGTCCAATATCCAATATCCGAAACATTTGCTCCTTTACCAATATTATATGTTCCATCACTGTTATAAGGATTCACCCATGGATTCATAAAGTATTTTGTTAAATTTGGGTTACTAAAAGTTCCCGTTCCTTCCAAAATACCATTTTGCTTTGCTTCAGAAAAAAAGTTAGCTGTACTGAACTTAAGCGTTTCACTTAATTTTCTTGTAAAGCCTAATGCCGCTGTAAAACGTCTAAATTCTGCACCTCTAATAGTGGACTCAGTCTTATTATATCCAAGCGAAGCATTAAAAGTTGTTTTTTCATCCCCAGCTGACACAGAGAAATCTGTATTCTGAACTAGAGCATTTTTATTTTTTAACAATTCACCCCAATTATGGCTTACACCATCCCAATCTTTCAAATTTGCTTTACTTGCATCAACTTTTTGTCCTTCTGGAGTTTTTAATATCCAATTTTCAGCGCCAGCTCTATCAAATCCATCTGAAGCACCATAAGTATTATAAACAGCATCTAAATACAATTCTTTTCTTTGATCACCAGTAAGCACATTTCTTCCTGTAACAGCATTATTCTGGAAACCAATAGAATTACTAAAATTATAAGATGGTTTCCCAATTTTTCCTCTTTTTGTCGTAATAACAATCACTCCATTAGATCCTCTTGCTCCATAAGCTGCGGTTGCAGATGCATCTTTCAAAATTGTCATACTTTCTATATCATGACTATTTAAACTAGCTAAAACTGACATTGATGAACCGGTACTTTTTGTTGCTTGAATCGTTTTATTATCATTACCCCCAGAAAGGTCACCACTTATAACGGGTACACCATCAATAACGTAAAGAGGCTGATTATTTGCCGAAATTGATCCTGCTCCTCTAATACGAATGTCCTGAACAGAACCTGGTGTTCCAGAAGAACTTGACACTTGTAAACCAACTACCTTTCCTTGTAATGCCTGATCAACCGAAACTGTTGGAACACCACTTAAAACAGTGCCTGAAAGTTGCTTTGAACTACCTGTCATATTACTTTTTGATTTAGTAACATATCCCATTACGACTACTTCTTCCAGTGCTTTACCATCTTCCTTCATCTCAATATTCACTACTGAAGATGTGCCAACTGTAATTGTTTTGTCTAGCATTCCCATATAAGAAAATATAAGTACATCTCCTGGTTTTGCTTTAACAGAATATTTACCGTCAAAATCTGTTTGAACACCAATAGTAGTGCCTTTAATAGTAACGTTTACTCCCGGAATTGGTCCTGCTACATCATCTGAAACAATTCCAGAAATAGTTTTCTCTTGTGCGAAAGAAAACTGCATGGTCAAAAACGTTAGCATTGTTAAAATCCACGTAAATTTTAATTTCATGTTAAATGTTTTATAATTAGTATGCGGCAAAACAAACAAATATTTCTTACAATAACAACATAATATTAAAAATATAAAAATTTTTCTTACTTTGTTTAAATTAAAGAATAAGAAATAAACTATAAACAATAGATTAAAAGCGAATTAGAATAAAAAACGGCTAACAAACCTATACTGTATTTTAACAAGAAACCATAACTAAATAAAATTAATAGTACTGCATAATTCTTAAAAAATATTACATACAAACTATATAAAGAAGATTGCACAATTTATTTCACCAAAAAAAACTGCCCAAAATATTTTGGGCAGTTTTGAAAATTATTAAAATTAAGGGCTATTTAGTTGCCCTTATCTTTATAAAAGTTAACTCAATTTAATCATATACAAATGAGTAACCTTTTTAGTTTAATATGCTTTGTTGCTTTCTTTTTCAAGATTTGATCTTCCTTTAGTCATCCATTCTGGAGCTTTTTCTCCTTTTAAATAATGATCAAAAAATTGTTTCATTCGAGTTGACAAGTCTTTTCTATTTCCCCAACTCTCAG comes from the Flavobacterium branchiarum genome and includes:
- the mazG gene encoding nucleoside triphosphate pyrophosphohydrolase; this translates as MSRELQLQAFERLLNIMDDLREKCPWDMKQTIQTLRHLTIEETYELGDAILDNDLNEVKKELGDLLLHIVFYAKIGSETNDFDMADVCNEICEKLIHRHPHIYSDTVVKDEEEVKQNWEKLKLKEGKKSVLEGVPRSLPALVKASRIQDKVKGVGFDWEEPHQVWDKVQEELQELQVEVEAGDQDKIEAEFGDVLFSMINYARFLNVNAEDALERTNKKFIKRFQYLESKAGELGKPLMDMTLAEMDVFWNEAKKL
- a CDS encoding Crp/Fnr family transcriptional regulator produces the protein MNKCDQCIVRQLTSLKALNKDEVIKLANSKTTYTIKKGDPIFEEGEITNGVFCVKDGVGKLSKLSANGKDQIVKLVKSGELLGQRSMISNEPANLSAKALDDMEVCFIPKSEIITFFNQNNQFSMNVMKTICEDLKDSDNHTVSLAQKTVKSRLAETLLYLYDTFGENKDKTLKIQLSRDELASMIGTATESCIRLLSDFKKLDVIDLVGKKIVLKNFIALKKMAE
- a CDS encoding carboxypeptidase-like regulatory domain-containing protein; translated protein: MKLKFTWILTMLTFLTMQFSFAQEKTISGIVSDDVAGPIPGVNVTIKGTTIGVQTDFDGKYSVKAKPGDVLIFSYMGMLDKTITVGTSSVVNIEMKEDGKALEEVVVMGYVTKSKSNMTGSSKQLSGTVLSGVPTVSVDQALQGKVVGLQVSSSSGTPGSVQDIRIRGAGSISANNQPLYVIDGVPVISGDLSGGNDNKTIQATKSTGSSMSVLASLNSHDIESMTILKDASATAAYGARGSNGVIVITTKRGKIGKPSYNFSNSIGFQNNAVTGRNVLTGDQRKELYLDAVYNTYGASDGFDRAGAENWILKTPEGQKVDASKANLKDWDGVSHNWGELLKNKNALVQNTDFSVSAGDEKTTFNASLGYNKTESTIRGAEFRRFTAALGFTRKLSETLKFSTANFFSEAKQNGILEGTGTFSNPNLTKYFMNPWVNPYNSDGTYNIGKGANVSDIGYWTTLHNVLYTLANNVKTNNLLGLRSNNTLDWKISNNFKYKSVFAVDYNMNTYHRYNNRMHGDGRDYKGTVEQV